One region of Thunnus albacares chromosome 20, fThuAlb1.1, whole genome shotgun sequence genomic DNA includes:
- the LOC122970840 gene encoding regulator of G-protein signaling 9-like isoform X3, translated as MIFTQQSIMRPRVKSSVSIGALVKYCSTYNSHDPFLSKCLPSNPWLTDDVTYWNLNMPNVEIPTKMRVERWTFSFGELLSDPRGRDDFRLFLKKEFSGENLAFWESCEDLKWGTAATMREKAEHIYKTFLARGAPRWINIDGKTMEITVSGLRHPHRYVLDAAQTHIYMLMKKDSYGRYMKSPVFKDTTKKAISPDEHKFSDAQLEHNAKNRRPSLSPIILRQQEQEQRAKLAASAPVDITQLCRFTTPVPHLAVYSGITDSPSANASPSLPFLAHTPVCPSPISVALDSTSASERRVEAGEGEREGNPEARPSVGGNVSKSRMALSLRRLLKRGCTPSTMFASLSPKCHSAAGTSSRIQPISPDQPSQAPTRRIGNFFQIKVDIPPECRIYPIESEDEEEENRAASRGGVGAKEIICPWESLTPQNGTG; from the exons ATGATCTTTACCCAGCAGTCCATCATGAGGCCCAGAGTGAAGTCGTCTGTGTCCATTGGCGC ATTGGTGAAATACTGCTCCACCTACAACAGCCACGACCCTTTCCTCTCCAAGTGTCTTCCCAGCAACCCCTGgctcactgatgatgtcacatactGGAACTTGAACATGCCCAA TGTGGAAATCCCAACTAAAATGCGTGTGGAGAGATGGACGTTCAGCTTTGGAGAGCTGCTCTCAGACCCTCGAGGACGAGATGATTTCAGACTCTTCCTGAAGAAAGAATTCAGTG GTGAGAACTTGGCGTTCTGGGAAAGTTGCGAGGATCTGAAGTGGGGAACAGCTGCGACAATGAGAGAGAAAGCCGAGCACATCTACAA GACATTCCTCGCCCGTGGTGCACCTCGGTGGATCAACATTGATGGAAAGACAATGGAAATCACCGTGAGTGGCTTGAGACATCCACACAGATACGTGCTGGACGCAGCCCAAACTCACATCTACATGCTCATGAAGAAGGACTCATATGGTCGATACATGAAATCTCCAGTGTTTAAGGACACGACGAAGAAGGCCATCTCTCCTGATGAGCACAAGTTCTC TGACGCCCAGTTGGAGCATAATGCGAAGAACAGGCGGCCCAGCCTCAGCCCCATCATCCTCCggcagcaggagcaggagcagagGGCCAAGCTGGCCGCCAGCGCCCCCGTTGACATCACACAG CTGTGCCGCTTCACCACCCCCGTCCCCCACCTTGCTGTCTACTCTGGCATCACCGACTCCCCTTCTGCCAACGCCTCACCTTCTCTCCCTTTCCTGGCCCACACCCCAGTCTGTCCGTCCCCCATCAGCGTGGCCTTAGACAGCACCTCTGCCTCCGAGCGGCGAGTGGAGGCAGGTGAAGGGGAGCGTGAGGGGAACCCTGAAGCTCGACCTTCTGTAGGAGGAAACGTGTCCAAGTCTCGCATGGCTCTCTCCCTGCGGCGTCTGCTGAAACGGGGATGCACCCCATCCACCATGTTTGCCAGCCTGTCGCCTAAATGCCACTCAGCTGCCGGGACAAGCAGCCGCATTCAGCCAATCAGCCCGGATCAACCCAGCCAAGCTCCAACTAGGAGGATCGGCAA CTTTTTCCAGATTAAAGTGGATATTCCCCCAGAGTGCCGTATCTACCCCATAGAgtctgaggatgaggaggaggagaaccgAGCTGCCTCTCGGGGAGGAGTAGGAGCCAAAGAGATCATCTGTCCCTGGGAGAGCCTCACTCCGCAGAATGGGACGGGCTAA
- the LOC122970840 gene encoding regulator of G-protein signaling 9-like isoform X2, with protein sequence MTIRNALRDHGQRYRPRMACLKKAEKVLLEMQDPKSGVKSQPQRLVITTIPHAITGEDIVAWLVDRFKVDTQEARSFGSMLVALGYIYPLQDHKRLVIKPDASLYRFQTPYFWPTQQWPVEDTDYAIYLAKRNIRKKGILELHEQEQYNRLHKWMNHKWDFIVMQAKEQYRAAKERKKPDRVVFDCQERAYWVVHRPPPGTVSAMDYGLERRVDPNADETKTPDFYERIMIFTQQSIMRPRVKSSVSIGALVKYCSTYNSHDPFLSKCLPSNPWLTDDVTYWNLNMPNVEIPTKMRVERWTFSFGELLSDPRGRDDFRLFLKKEFSGENLAFWESCEDLKWGTAATMREKAEHIYKTFLARGAPRWINIDGKTMEITVSGLRHPHRYVLDAAQTHIYMLMKKDSYGRYMKSPVFKDTTKKAISPDEHKFSDAQLEHNAKNRRPSLSPIILRQQEQEQRAKLAASAPVDITQVMSKLSKQGKEVPPPPPKR encoded by the exons ATGACAATTAGAAACGCTCTCCGGGATCATGGACAGAGGTATCGACCACGGATGGCATGTCTCAAGAAG GCGGAGAAGGTGCTGCTGGAGATGCAGGATCCCAAATCAGGAGTTAAGTCGCAGCCTCAGCGGCTGGTCATCACAACAATACCACACGCCATCACCG GTGAAGACATAGTTGCCTGGTTAGTGGACAGATTCAAAGTAGACACGCAAG agGCGAGGAGTTTTGGCTCTATGCTGGTGGCGTTAGGATACATCTATCCTCTACAAGACCACAAACGCTTAGTGATCAAACCAGATGCGTCCCTCTATCGCTtccag ACACCGTATTTCTGGCCTACACAGCAGTGGCCTGTCGAGGACACAGATTATG CAATCTACCTGGCGAAAAGAAACATACGTAAGAAAGGAATCCTGGAGCTGCATGAGCAG GAGCAGTATAACCGTCTTCACAAGTGGATGAAtcataaatgggatttcatAGTGATGCAAGCTAAGGAGCAGTACAG GGCTGCAAAGGAAAGGAAGAAGCCGGACCGTGTGGTGTTTGACTGCCAGGAGAGAGCCTACTGGGTGGTTCACAGACCTCCG ccaggGACAGTGAGTGCCATGGACTATGGACTGGAGAGACGAGTTGATCCAAACGCAGACGAG ACAAAAACACCCGACTTCTACGAGAGAATC ATGATCTTTACCCAGCAGTCCATCATGAGGCCCAGAGTGAAGTCGTCTGTGTCCATTGGCGC ATTGGTGAAATACTGCTCCACCTACAACAGCCACGACCCTTTCCTCTCCAAGTGTCTTCCCAGCAACCCCTGgctcactgatgatgtcacatactGGAACTTGAACATGCCCAA TGTGGAAATCCCAACTAAAATGCGTGTGGAGAGATGGACGTTCAGCTTTGGAGAGCTGCTCTCAGACCCTCGAGGACGAGATGATTTCAGACTCTTCCTGAAGAAAGAATTCAGTG GTGAGAACTTGGCGTTCTGGGAAAGTTGCGAGGATCTGAAGTGGGGAACAGCTGCGACAATGAGAGAGAAAGCCGAGCACATCTACAA GACATTCCTCGCCCGTGGTGCACCTCGGTGGATCAACATTGATGGAAAGACAATGGAAATCACCGTGAGTGGCTTGAGACATCCACACAGATACGTGCTGGACGCAGCCCAAACTCACATCTACATGCTCATGAAGAAGGACTCATATGGTCGATACATGAAATCTCCAGTGTTTAAGGACACGACGAAGAAGGCCATCTCTCCTGATGAGCACAAGTTCTC TGACGCCCAGTTGGAGCATAATGCGAAGAACAGGCGGCCCAGCCTCAGCCCCATCATCCTCCggcagcaggagcaggagcagagGGCCAAGCTGGCCGCCAGCGCCCCCGTTGACATCACACAGGTCATGAGCAAACTCAGCAAGCAGGGCAAGGaggtccctcctcctcctcctaagagatga
- the LOC122970842 gene encoding guanine nucleotide-binding protein subunit alpha-13-like codes for MADFLPTRSVLKVCLPVCLLNNSEVEQLRKSKEIDKCLSRDKTYVKRLVKILLLGAGESGKSTFLKQMRIIHGQDFDQQAREDFRATIYSNVIKGIRVLVDAREKLHIPWGDPDNQQHGDKLMAFDTRSAKMANGQLETSVFLQYLPAIRALWVDSGIQNAYDRRREFQLGESVKYFLDNLDKLGDPTYLPTQQDILLARRPTKGIHEYDFEIKNVPFKMVDVGGQRSERRRWFECFDSVTSILFLVSSSEYDQVLMEDRLTNRLRESLNIFETIVNNRVFVNVSIILFLNKTDLLEEKVKSVPLKDYFPDYTGPEHSLPDIQAFMVECFRTKRRDATQKPLYHHFTTAINTENIRLVFRDVKDTILHDNLKQLMLQ; via the exons ATGGCGGATTTCCTGCCGACCAGGTCCGTATTAAAAGTTTGTCTACCCGTCTGCCTGCTTAACAACAGCGAGGTAGAACAGTTGAGAAAGTCGAAGGAGATCGATAAATGTCTTTCTCGGGACAAAACGTACGTGAAACGGCTGGTGAAGATCCTGCTGCTCGGCGCTGGCGAGAGCGGCAAGTCGACTTTCCTCAAACAAATGCGGATCATCCACGGCCAGGACTTCGACCAGCAAGCCCGAGAGGACTTCAGAGCCACGATTTACAGCAACGTTATCAAAG GTATACGTGTGTTGGTGGATGCCCGGGAGAAGCTGCACATCCCGTGGGGTGACCCAGACAACCAGCAGCATGGGGACAAGTTGATGGCGTTCGACACCCGGTCAGCCAAGATGGCCAACGGGCAGCTGGAGACATCCGTCTTCTTGCAGTACCTGCCCGCCATCAGAGCTCTGTGGGTGGACTCGGGTATACAGAATGCCTACGACCGACGCAGAGAGTTTCAGCTG GGTGAGTCAGTGAAGTATTTCTTGGATAATCTGGATAAGCTTGGCGACCCG ACTTATCTTCCAACCCAACAAGACATCCTGCTGGCCCGCAGGCCCACCAAGGGCATCCACGAGTATGACTTTGAGATCAAGAACGTGCCCTTCAAGATGGTGGACGTGGGAGGGCAGCGCTCAGAGCGGAGGCGCTGGTTTGAATGTTTCGACTCAGTCACCTCCATCCTCTTCCTCGTCTCCTCCTCCGAATACGACCAG GTGTTGATGGAAGACAGGCTGACCAACCGGCTGCGTGAATCACTCAACATCTTCGAGACCATCGTCAACAACCGCGTCTTTGTCAACGTTTCGatcatcctcttcctcaacAAGACGGACCTGCTGGAGGAGAAGGTGAAGAGCGTTCCGCTCAAGGACTACTTTCCCGACTACACCGGCCCCGAGCACAGCCTGCCGGACATCCAGGCGTTCATGGTGGAGTGCTTCCGGACCAAGAGACGCGACGCCACCCAGAAACCCCTGTACCACCACTTCACCACAGCCATCAACACGGAGAATATCCGGCTGGTGTTCCGGGACGTCAAGGACACCATTCTCCATGACAACCTCAAACAGCTCATGCTCCAATGA
- the LOC122970840 gene encoding regulator of G-protein signaling 9-like isoform X1 produces MTIRNALRDHGQRYRPRMACLKKAEKVLLEMQDPKSGVKSQPQRLVITTIPHAITGEDIVAWLVDRFKVDTQEARSFGSMLVALGYIYPLQDHKRLVIKPDASLYRFQTPYFWPTQQWPVEDTDYAIYLAKRNIRKKGILELHEQEQYNRLHKWMNHKWDFIVMQAKEQYRAAKERKKPDRVVFDCQERAYWVVHRPPPGTVSAMDYGLERRVDPNADETKTPDFYERIMIFTQQSIMRPRVKSSVSIGALVKYCSTYNSHDPFLSKCLPSNPWLTDDVTYWNLNMPNVEIPTKMRVERWTFSFGELLSDPRGRDDFRLFLKKEFSGENLAFWESCEDLKWGTAATMREKAEHIYKTFLARGAPRWINIDGKTMEITVSGLRHPHRYVLDAAQTHIYMLMKKDSYGRYMKSPVFKDTTKKAISPDEHKFSDAQLEHNAKNRRPSLSPIILRQQEQEQRAKLAASAPVDITQLCRFTTPVPHLAVYSGITDSPSANASPSLPFLAHTPVCPSPISVALDSTSASERRVEAGEGEREGNPEARPSVGGNVSKSRMALSLRRLLKRGCTPSTMFASLSPKCHSAAGTSSRIQPISPDQPSQAPTRRIGNFFQIKVDIPPECRIYPIESEDEEEENRAASRGGVGAKEIICPWESLTPQNGTG; encoded by the exons ATGACAATTAGAAACGCTCTCCGGGATCATGGACAGAGGTATCGACCACGGATGGCATGTCTCAAGAAG GCGGAGAAGGTGCTGCTGGAGATGCAGGATCCCAAATCAGGAGTTAAGTCGCAGCCTCAGCGGCTGGTCATCACAACAATACCACACGCCATCACCG GTGAAGACATAGTTGCCTGGTTAGTGGACAGATTCAAAGTAGACACGCAAG agGCGAGGAGTTTTGGCTCTATGCTGGTGGCGTTAGGATACATCTATCCTCTACAAGACCACAAACGCTTAGTGATCAAACCAGATGCGTCCCTCTATCGCTtccag ACACCGTATTTCTGGCCTACACAGCAGTGGCCTGTCGAGGACACAGATTATG CAATCTACCTGGCGAAAAGAAACATACGTAAGAAAGGAATCCTGGAGCTGCATGAGCAG GAGCAGTATAACCGTCTTCACAAGTGGATGAAtcataaatgggatttcatAGTGATGCAAGCTAAGGAGCAGTACAG GGCTGCAAAGGAAAGGAAGAAGCCGGACCGTGTGGTGTTTGACTGCCAGGAGAGAGCCTACTGGGTGGTTCACAGACCTCCG ccaggGACAGTGAGTGCCATGGACTATGGACTGGAGAGACGAGTTGATCCAAACGCAGACGAG ACAAAAACACCCGACTTCTACGAGAGAATC ATGATCTTTACCCAGCAGTCCATCATGAGGCCCAGAGTGAAGTCGTCTGTGTCCATTGGCGC ATTGGTGAAATACTGCTCCACCTACAACAGCCACGACCCTTTCCTCTCCAAGTGTCTTCCCAGCAACCCCTGgctcactgatgatgtcacatactGGAACTTGAACATGCCCAA TGTGGAAATCCCAACTAAAATGCGTGTGGAGAGATGGACGTTCAGCTTTGGAGAGCTGCTCTCAGACCCTCGAGGACGAGATGATTTCAGACTCTTCCTGAAGAAAGAATTCAGTG GTGAGAACTTGGCGTTCTGGGAAAGTTGCGAGGATCTGAAGTGGGGAACAGCTGCGACAATGAGAGAGAAAGCCGAGCACATCTACAA GACATTCCTCGCCCGTGGTGCACCTCGGTGGATCAACATTGATGGAAAGACAATGGAAATCACCGTGAGTGGCTTGAGACATCCACACAGATACGTGCTGGACGCAGCCCAAACTCACATCTACATGCTCATGAAGAAGGACTCATATGGTCGATACATGAAATCTCCAGTGTTTAAGGACACGACGAAGAAGGCCATCTCTCCTGATGAGCACAAGTTCTC TGACGCCCAGTTGGAGCATAATGCGAAGAACAGGCGGCCCAGCCTCAGCCCCATCATCCTCCggcagcaggagcaggagcagagGGCCAAGCTGGCCGCCAGCGCCCCCGTTGACATCACACAG CTGTGCCGCTTCACCACCCCCGTCCCCCACCTTGCTGTCTACTCTGGCATCACCGACTCCCCTTCTGCCAACGCCTCACCTTCTCTCCCTTTCCTGGCCCACACCCCAGTCTGTCCGTCCCCCATCAGCGTGGCCTTAGACAGCACCTCTGCCTCCGAGCGGCGAGTGGAGGCAGGTGAAGGGGAGCGTGAGGGGAACCCTGAAGCTCGACCTTCTGTAGGAGGAAACGTGTCCAAGTCTCGCATGGCTCTCTCCCTGCGGCGTCTGCTGAAACGGGGATGCACCCCATCCACCATGTTTGCCAGCCTGTCGCCTAAATGCCACTCAGCTGCCGGGACAAGCAGCCGCATTCAGCCAATCAGCCCGGATCAACCCAGCCAAGCTCCAACTAGGAGGATCGGCAA CTTTTTCCAGATTAAAGTGGATATTCCCCCAGAGTGCCGTATCTACCCCATAGAgtctgaggatgaggaggaggagaaccgAGCTGCCTCTCGGGGAGGAGTAGGAGCCAAAGAGATCATCTGTCCCTGGGAGAGCCTCACTCCGCAGAATGGGACGGGCTAA